In Astyanax mexicanus isolate ESR-SI-001 chromosome 5, AstMex3_surface, whole genome shotgun sequence, a single window of DNA contains:
- the itgb7 gene encoding integrin beta-7 isoform X2 produces MVMTFGLVVVVLLQFVVQPCVAELVCQPKGSCAECLRSPGCAWCKQQGFLKPGESNERRCDLLNSLKTRECEEIIGQLGETSRLKDSDLNSDPDNVVQLKPQSLHVKLQLGVPQEFKVEFRRAEGYPIDLYYLMDLSYSMKDDLEKIKNLGQNILNKLQEVTKSVRIGFGSFVDKEKLPYVSQVKSRREKPCPIRMDNCQPAFTFQNVLPLTYSAREFKNEVSKQSISGNLDSPEAGLDAIMQAAVCQKEINWKNVTRILVYTSDDTFHMAGDGRLSGIFRPHDGQCHLSSDGFYDGKTFDYPSIGHLSRVLQANNIQLIFAVTEKSVPAYKALSSLIPQSVVGVLEDDSSNVVQLISEAYGNLSSTLLLEQDQTPTGLQVSYKSHCKTGEPSEWQSRGECTGIKVNEKVEFTIRLNASECLNGPQEVLIRMQGISEVLKVKVETLCDCNCDTEENSTHCNGKGTHICGVCSCNEGFLGQHCECEHNLDMTSTEVMLKNCRQNNVSQVCSGHGYCECGKCTCRGPFDGSFCECDSTSCERHDGKICNEKGKCICGTCDCTESGYEGRACGCSTDKKMCQNEHGLLCSGHGKCRCNQCECNPGFVGQHCSDLVSPCQTYVKCVDCTVQSELYSRSSNCSVACEAVQMVHLKDNHELPCVHKDVIYDVTLNNDGTVKIQYANLPGTVDKTKIIIGTSVSAIVFIGIAIIIIYKVLLELYDLREYRSFIKAQQQTDWKETNNPLFQGATTTVLNPLHSQDS; encoded by the exons ATG GTCATGACATTTGGTCTAGTGGTGGTGGTTCTTCTGCAGTTTGTGGTGCAGCCATGTGTAGCAG AACTAGTTTGCCAACCGAAGGGTTCATGTGCTGAATGTCTAAGGAGTCCAGGATGTGCCTGGTGTAAACAGCAG GGTTTCCTGAAGCCAGGAGAGTCAAATGAGCGCAGATGTGATTTGTTAAATTCACTGAAGACCAGGGAGTGTGAGGAAATCATTGGTCAGCTTGGAGAAACGTCCAGATTGAAAGACAGCGACCTCAACAGCGACCCCGACAATGTTGTCCAACTCAAACCACAGAGCCTTCACGTTAAGCTTCAGCTTG GTGTGCCACAAGAATTTAAGGTAGAATTCAGGAGGGCTGAAGGTTACCCCATAGACCTGTACTATCTGATGGATCTGAGCTACTCCATGAAGGATGATCTAGAGAAGATTAAGAACCTGGGTCAGAATATTTTAAACAAGCTGCAGGAGGTAACCAAGTCTGTCCGAATTG GTTTTGGCTCATTCGTGGACAAGGAGAAGTTGCCGTATGTTAGCCAGGTAAAGTCCAGGCGTGAGAAACCCTGCCCCATCCGCATGGACAACTGCCAGCCTGCCTTCACCTTCCAGAATGTTCTCCCACTGACATACTCAGCCAGAGAGTTCAAGAATGAAGTCAGTAAGCAGAGCATCTCTGGTAACCTGGACTCACCTGAAGCTGGACTGGATGCCATCATGCAGGCTGCTGTGTGTCAG AAAGAGATCAATTGGAAAAATGTGACACGGATCCTGGTCTACACATCTGATGACACCTTCCACATGGCCGGAGATGGACGGCTTTCTGGCATCTTTAGGCCACATGATGGGCAGTGTCACCTTAGCAGTGATGGTTTTTATGATGGCAAAACTTTT gattATCCATCGATAGGCCATCTCTCTAGGGTTCTTCAGGCTAACAACATTCAGCTGATATTTGCAGTGACTGAGAAGAGCGTTCCAGCCTATAAG GCCCTGAGTTCATTGATTCCTCAGTCGGTGGTTGGTGTGCTGGAGGATGACTCCAGTAATGTGGTCCAGCTCATCTCTGAAGCGTATGGG AACCTGTCATCCACTCTGCTGCTGGAGCAGGACCAAACCCCTACAGGTCTACAAGTGTCCTACAAGTCCCACTGCAAAACCGGAGAACCCAGTGAGTGGCAGAGCAGGGGAGAGTGTACCGGCATCAAGGTCAACGAAAAG GTGGAGTTTACAATTCGCCTAAATGCATCAGAATGTCTGAATGGGCCTCAGGAAGTGCTCATTCGAATGCAGGGCATCAGTGAGGTCCTGAAAGTGAAAGTAGAGACACTGTGTGATTGCAATTGTGACACAGAGGAGAATTCAACGCACTGTAATGGAAAAGGAACACACATCTGTGGAGTCTGCAG CTGTAATGAAGGATTCCTGGGTCAGCACTGTGAGTGTGAACATAATCTTGATATGACATCCACTGAAGTAATGCTGAAGAACTGCCGCCAGAACAATGTCTCGCAGGTGTGCAGTGGGCATGGCTACTGTGAATGTGGCAAGTGTACTTGCCGTGGGCCTTTTGATGGCAGTTTCTGCGAGTGTGATTCTACCAGCTGTGAACGCCATGACGGCAAAATCTGCAACG AGAAAGGTAAATGTATCTGTGGTACCTGTGATTGCACTGAGTCAGGTTACGAGGGCCGTGCATGTGGCTGCTCAACAGACAAAAAAATGTGTCAGAATGAGCACGGACTATTGTGTAGCGGCCATGGGAAGTGTAGGTGTAACCAGTGTGAGTGTAATCCTGGTTTTGTGGGACAGCATTGCTCCGATCTTGTCTCTCCATGCCAAACATATGT aaaatgtgtggatTGTACAGTCCAGAGTGAGCTTTATAGTCGCTCGTCTAACTGCTCTGTGGCTTGTGAGGCAGTTCAGATGGTCCACCTGAAGGACAATCATGAGCTGCCATGTGTGCATAAGGATGTCATTTATGACGTGACGCTGAACAATGACGGCACAGTGAAGATCCAGTACGCTAATCTGCCAG GCACGGTTGATAAAACCAAGATAATCATTGGCACGTCAGTATCAGCCATTGTTTTTATTGGCATTGCAATTATCATCATCTACAAAGTCCTGCTGGAGCTTTATGATCTGAGGGAATACCGCAGCTTCATCAAGGCTCAGCAGCAAACTGATTGGAAAGAG ACTAATAATCCACTGTTCCAAGGAGCCACAACAACAGTGCTCAACCCTCTGCATTCACAGGACAGCTAA
- the itgb7 gene encoding integrin beta-7 isoform X1: MQVMTFGLVVVVLLQFVVQPCVAELVCQPKGSCAECLRSPGCAWCKQQGFLKPGESNERRCDLLNSLKTRECEEIIGQLGETSRLKDSDLNSDPDNVVQLKPQSLHVKLQLGVPQEFKVEFRRAEGYPIDLYYLMDLSYSMKDDLEKIKNLGQNILNKLQEVTKSVRIGFGSFVDKEKLPYVSQVKSRREKPCPIRMDNCQPAFTFQNVLPLTYSAREFKNEVSKQSISGNLDSPEAGLDAIMQAAVCQKEINWKNVTRILVYTSDDTFHMAGDGRLSGIFRPHDGQCHLSSDGFYDGKTFDYPSIGHLSRVLQANNIQLIFAVTEKSVPAYKALSSLIPQSVVGVLEDDSSNVVQLISEAYGNLSSTLLLEQDQTPTGLQVSYKSHCKTGEPSEWQSRGECTGIKVNEKVEFTIRLNASECLNGPQEVLIRMQGISEVLKVKVETLCDCNCDTEENSTHCNGKGTHICGVCSCNEGFLGQHCECEHNLDMTSTEVMLKNCRQNNVSQVCSGHGYCECGKCTCRGPFDGSFCECDSTSCERHDGKICNEKGKCICGTCDCTESGYEGRACGCSTDKKMCQNEHGLLCSGHGKCRCNQCECNPGFVGQHCSDLVSPCQTYVKCVDCTVQSELYSRSSNCSVACEAVQMVHLKDNHELPCVHKDVIYDVTLNNDGTVKIQYANLPGTVDKTKIIIGTSVSAIVFIGIAIIIIYKVLLELYDLREYRSFIKAQQQTDWKETNNPLFQGATTTVLNPLHSQDS; this comes from the exons ATG CAGGTCATGACATTTGGTCTAGTGGTGGTGGTTCTTCTGCAGTTTGTGGTGCAGCCATGTGTAGCAG AACTAGTTTGCCAACCGAAGGGTTCATGTGCTGAATGTCTAAGGAGTCCAGGATGTGCCTGGTGTAAACAGCAG GGTTTCCTGAAGCCAGGAGAGTCAAATGAGCGCAGATGTGATTTGTTAAATTCACTGAAGACCAGGGAGTGTGAGGAAATCATTGGTCAGCTTGGAGAAACGTCCAGATTGAAAGACAGCGACCTCAACAGCGACCCCGACAATGTTGTCCAACTCAAACCACAGAGCCTTCACGTTAAGCTTCAGCTTG GTGTGCCACAAGAATTTAAGGTAGAATTCAGGAGGGCTGAAGGTTACCCCATAGACCTGTACTATCTGATGGATCTGAGCTACTCCATGAAGGATGATCTAGAGAAGATTAAGAACCTGGGTCAGAATATTTTAAACAAGCTGCAGGAGGTAACCAAGTCTGTCCGAATTG GTTTTGGCTCATTCGTGGACAAGGAGAAGTTGCCGTATGTTAGCCAGGTAAAGTCCAGGCGTGAGAAACCCTGCCCCATCCGCATGGACAACTGCCAGCCTGCCTTCACCTTCCAGAATGTTCTCCCACTGACATACTCAGCCAGAGAGTTCAAGAATGAAGTCAGTAAGCAGAGCATCTCTGGTAACCTGGACTCACCTGAAGCTGGACTGGATGCCATCATGCAGGCTGCTGTGTGTCAG AAAGAGATCAATTGGAAAAATGTGACACGGATCCTGGTCTACACATCTGATGACACCTTCCACATGGCCGGAGATGGACGGCTTTCTGGCATCTTTAGGCCACATGATGGGCAGTGTCACCTTAGCAGTGATGGTTTTTATGATGGCAAAACTTTT gattATCCATCGATAGGCCATCTCTCTAGGGTTCTTCAGGCTAACAACATTCAGCTGATATTTGCAGTGACTGAGAAGAGCGTTCCAGCCTATAAG GCCCTGAGTTCATTGATTCCTCAGTCGGTGGTTGGTGTGCTGGAGGATGACTCCAGTAATGTGGTCCAGCTCATCTCTGAAGCGTATGGG AACCTGTCATCCACTCTGCTGCTGGAGCAGGACCAAACCCCTACAGGTCTACAAGTGTCCTACAAGTCCCACTGCAAAACCGGAGAACCCAGTGAGTGGCAGAGCAGGGGAGAGTGTACCGGCATCAAGGTCAACGAAAAG GTGGAGTTTACAATTCGCCTAAATGCATCAGAATGTCTGAATGGGCCTCAGGAAGTGCTCATTCGAATGCAGGGCATCAGTGAGGTCCTGAAAGTGAAAGTAGAGACACTGTGTGATTGCAATTGTGACACAGAGGAGAATTCAACGCACTGTAATGGAAAAGGAACACACATCTGTGGAGTCTGCAG CTGTAATGAAGGATTCCTGGGTCAGCACTGTGAGTGTGAACATAATCTTGATATGACATCCACTGAAGTAATGCTGAAGAACTGCCGCCAGAACAATGTCTCGCAGGTGTGCAGTGGGCATGGCTACTGTGAATGTGGCAAGTGTACTTGCCGTGGGCCTTTTGATGGCAGTTTCTGCGAGTGTGATTCTACCAGCTGTGAACGCCATGACGGCAAAATCTGCAACG AGAAAGGTAAATGTATCTGTGGTACCTGTGATTGCACTGAGTCAGGTTACGAGGGCCGTGCATGTGGCTGCTCAACAGACAAAAAAATGTGTCAGAATGAGCACGGACTATTGTGTAGCGGCCATGGGAAGTGTAGGTGTAACCAGTGTGAGTGTAATCCTGGTTTTGTGGGACAGCATTGCTCCGATCTTGTCTCTCCATGCCAAACATATGT aaaatgtgtggatTGTACAGTCCAGAGTGAGCTTTATAGTCGCTCGTCTAACTGCTCTGTGGCTTGTGAGGCAGTTCAGATGGTCCACCTGAAGGACAATCATGAGCTGCCATGTGTGCATAAGGATGTCATTTATGACGTGACGCTGAACAATGACGGCACAGTGAAGATCCAGTACGCTAATCTGCCAG GCACGGTTGATAAAACCAAGATAATCATTGGCACGTCAGTATCAGCCATTGTTTTTATTGGCATTGCAATTATCATCATCTACAAAGTCCTGCTGGAGCTTTATGATCTGAGGGAATACCGCAGCTTCATCAAGGCTCAGCAGCAAACTGATTGGAAAGAG ACTAATAATCCACTGTTCCAAGGAGCCACAACAACAGTGCTCAACCCTCTGCATTCACAGGACAGCTAA
- the itgb7 gene encoding integrin beta-7 isoform X3 → MQVMTFGLVVVVLLQFVVQPCVAELVCQPKGSCAECLRSPGCAWCKQQGFLKPGESNERRCDLLNSLKTRECEEIIGQLGETSRLKDSDLNSDPDNVVQLKPQSLHVKLQLGVPQEFKVEFRRAEGYPIDLYYLMDLSYSMKDDLEKIKNLGQNILNKLQEVTKSVRIGFGSFVDKEKLPYVSQVKSRREKPCPIRMDNCQPAFTFQNVLPLTYSAREFKNEVSKQSISGNLDSPEAGLDAIMQAAVCQKEINWKNVTRILVYTSDDTFHMAGDGRLSGIFRPHDGQCHLSSDGFYDGKTFDYPSIGHLSRVLQANNIQLIFAVTEKSVPAYKALSSLIPQSVVGVLEDDSSNVVQLISEAYGNLSSTLLLEQDQTPTGLQVSYKSHCKTGEPSEWQSRGECTGIKVNEKVEFTIRLNASECLNGPQEVLIRMQGISEVLKVKVETLCDCNCDTEENSTHCNGKGTHICGVCSCNEGFLGQHCECEHNLDMTSTEVMLKNCRQNNVSQVCSGHGYCECGKCTCRGPFDGSFCECDSTSCERHDGKICNEKGKCICGTCDCTESGYEGRACGCSTDKKMCQNEHGLLCSGHGKCRCNQCECNPGFVGQHCSDLVSPCQTYVSDGPPEGQS, encoded by the exons ATG CAGGTCATGACATTTGGTCTAGTGGTGGTGGTTCTTCTGCAGTTTGTGGTGCAGCCATGTGTAGCAG AACTAGTTTGCCAACCGAAGGGTTCATGTGCTGAATGTCTAAGGAGTCCAGGATGTGCCTGGTGTAAACAGCAG GGTTTCCTGAAGCCAGGAGAGTCAAATGAGCGCAGATGTGATTTGTTAAATTCACTGAAGACCAGGGAGTGTGAGGAAATCATTGGTCAGCTTGGAGAAACGTCCAGATTGAAAGACAGCGACCTCAACAGCGACCCCGACAATGTTGTCCAACTCAAACCACAGAGCCTTCACGTTAAGCTTCAGCTTG GTGTGCCACAAGAATTTAAGGTAGAATTCAGGAGGGCTGAAGGTTACCCCATAGACCTGTACTATCTGATGGATCTGAGCTACTCCATGAAGGATGATCTAGAGAAGATTAAGAACCTGGGTCAGAATATTTTAAACAAGCTGCAGGAGGTAACCAAGTCTGTCCGAATTG GTTTTGGCTCATTCGTGGACAAGGAGAAGTTGCCGTATGTTAGCCAGGTAAAGTCCAGGCGTGAGAAACCCTGCCCCATCCGCATGGACAACTGCCAGCCTGCCTTCACCTTCCAGAATGTTCTCCCACTGACATACTCAGCCAGAGAGTTCAAGAATGAAGTCAGTAAGCAGAGCATCTCTGGTAACCTGGACTCACCTGAAGCTGGACTGGATGCCATCATGCAGGCTGCTGTGTGTCAG AAAGAGATCAATTGGAAAAATGTGACACGGATCCTGGTCTACACATCTGATGACACCTTCCACATGGCCGGAGATGGACGGCTTTCTGGCATCTTTAGGCCACATGATGGGCAGTGTCACCTTAGCAGTGATGGTTTTTATGATGGCAAAACTTTT gattATCCATCGATAGGCCATCTCTCTAGGGTTCTTCAGGCTAACAACATTCAGCTGATATTTGCAGTGACTGAGAAGAGCGTTCCAGCCTATAAG GCCCTGAGTTCATTGATTCCTCAGTCGGTGGTTGGTGTGCTGGAGGATGACTCCAGTAATGTGGTCCAGCTCATCTCTGAAGCGTATGGG AACCTGTCATCCACTCTGCTGCTGGAGCAGGACCAAACCCCTACAGGTCTACAAGTGTCCTACAAGTCCCACTGCAAAACCGGAGAACCCAGTGAGTGGCAGAGCAGGGGAGAGTGTACCGGCATCAAGGTCAACGAAAAG GTGGAGTTTACAATTCGCCTAAATGCATCAGAATGTCTGAATGGGCCTCAGGAAGTGCTCATTCGAATGCAGGGCATCAGTGAGGTCCTGAAAGTGAAAGTAGAGACACTGTGTGATTGCAATTGTGACACAGAGGAGAATTCAACGCACTGTAATGGAAAAGGAACACACATCTGTGGAGTCTGCAG CTGTAATGAAGGATTCCTGGGTCAGCACTGTGAGTGTGAACATAATCTTGATATGACATCCACTGAAGTAATGCTGAAGAACTGCCGCCAGAACAATGTCTCGCAGGTGTGCAGTGGGCATGGCTACTGTGAATGTGGCAAGTGTACTTGCCGTGGGCCTTTTGATGGCAGTTTCTGCGAGTGTGATTCTACCAGCTGTGAACGCCATGACGGCAAAATCTGCAACG AGAAAGGTAAATGTATCTGTGGTACCTGTGATTGCACTGAGTCAGGTTACGAGGGCCGTGCATGTGGCTGCTCAACAGACAAAAAAATGTGTCAGAATGAGCACGGACTATTGTGTAGCGGCCATGGGAAGTGTAGGTGTAACCAGTGTGAGTGTAATCCTGGTTTTGTGGGACAGCATTGCTCCGATCTTGTCTCTCCATGCCAAACATATGT TTCAGATGGTCCACCTGAAGGACAATCATGA